Proteins found in one Acidobacteriota bacterium genomic segment:
- a CDS encoding NAD(P)/FAD-dependent oxidoreductase, which yields MKVEPVAVIGAGPAGLAAAMQLARMGISARLLERADPGGLLLNAHWVENYPGFPDGLSGPDLVRLMRRHAESFGAVLTKDEIVSIVDEDKVFRIKGRARNYLARRIVLASGTKARGPAGCEIPPEMEGRIHTEVVALREASGLRIAVVGAGDAAFDYAIGLSERNDVTLLKRSAGVRCLSLLRERAAKNACIDIRNHVNVLRLAPVPSGGASVCGTWKGSDFRLDVDAVIFAVGRDPETGCLSRELLENIPVLRASGRLFPAGDIHNGLCRQASIAAGDGIRAAMEIHRLMKEAGE from the coding sequence ATGAAGGTTGAACCCGTGGCCGTTATCGGAGCCGGTCCGGCCGGGCTTGCGGCCGCCATGCAACTGGCCCGCATGGGGATATCCGCAAGGCTTTTGGAACGGGCCGATCCGGGCGGGTTGCTTCTGAATGCTCATTGGGTCGAGAATTATCCCGGGTTTCCGGACGGCCTGTCCGGCCCCGATCTCGTCCGCTTAATGCGGCGCCATGCCGAAAGTTTCGGCGCCGTTCTGACGAAGGATGAGATTGTCTCGATCGTGGACGAAGACAAGGTTTTCCGGATCAAAGGCCGCGCCCGGAATTACCTGGCCCGCAGGATCGTTTTGGCCTCGGGAACAAAAGCCCGGGGGCCGGCCGGATGCGAAATTCCTCCGGAGATGGAGGGCCGCATCCACACCGAAGTCGTCGCCCTGCGCGAGGCCTCGGGTCTTCGGATTGCCGTTGTCGGAGCGGGCGATGCGGCTTTCGACTATGCCATCGGTCTTTCGGAAAGGAATGATGTGACTCTCTTGAAACGCAGCGCCGGCGTCCGGTGCCTGTCTCTCCTCCGGGAAAGGGCCGCAAAAAACGCATGCATCGACATCCGAAATCATGTGAACGTCCTCCGCCTGGCCCCGGTGCCGTCCGGCGGCGCATCTGTTTGCGGAACGTGGAAGGGAAGCGATTTCCGTCTGGACGTCGATGCCGTGATCTTCGCCGTCGGCCGCGATCCGGAGACGGGCTGTCTTTCTCGCGAACTTCTTGAAAACATCCCGGTGCTTCGCGCATCCGGCCGGCTTTTTCCGGCGGGGGACATCCATAACGGCCTCTGCCGGCAGGCCTCGATCGCCGCGGGAGACGGAATCCGGGCGGCCATGGAAATCCACAGGCTCATGAAGGAGGCCGGAGAATGA
- a CDS encoding radical SAM protein — translation MKILAAAGTEDVAMVYIADIGDGRKIELVESVQPPIPRLRKWVLLISTLCGCPIGCAMCDAGGGYQGLLSKDEILAQIDFLVRRRYPDGHVPCEQFKIQFARMGEPALNPAVLDVLDELPSRLDAPGLMPSLSTIAPAGAEDFFEALIDIKRRRYAGGRFQFQFSIHSTDAAWRGKLIPAKTWSFSEMAAYGRRFFAPGDRKIVLNFALPREAPVDPAILKDHFDPELFLIKITPLNPTYRARDNRLASAVDPDAPEADAAAADFLRAAGYRVIVSVGEAEENQIGSNCGQYLRRHLESPAPLADGYSYPPLLGFDK, via the coding sequence ATGAAAATCCTGGCTGCCGCGGGAACCGAGGATGTGGCCATGGTCTACATCGCCGATATCGGAGACGGACGCAAAATCGAGCTGGTCGAATCCGTTCAGCCGCCGATTCCGCGCCTCAGGAAATGGGTGCTTCTGATTTCCACGCTGTGCGGCTGTCCGATCGGGTGTGCGATGTGCGACGCCGGAGGCGGTTATCAGGGTCTTCTTTCCAAGGACGAGATTCTGGCCCAGATCGATTTTCTGGTCCGCCGCCGTTATCCCGACGGACATGTCCCGTGCGAGCAGTTCAAGATCCAATTCGCCCGCATGGGGGAACCGGCGCTCAATCCGGCCGTGCTCGATGTCTTGGACGAACTGCCGTCGCGTTTGGACGCTCCCGGTCTTATGCCGTCTCTATCGACGATCGCCCCGGCCGGTGCAGAAGACTTTTTCGAAGCCCTGATCGACATCAAGCGCCGCCGTTATGCCGGGGGGCGTTTCCAGTTCCAGTTTTCCATCCATTCCACGGACGCGGCTTGGCGGGGCAAACTGATTCCCGCGAAGACGTGGAGCTTCTCCGAGATGGCCGCCTACGGACGCCGCTTTTTCGCTCCGGGCGACCGGAAGATCGTTCTCAATTTCGCCCTGCCGCGGGAAGCTCCGGTCGATCCCGCAATCCTGAAGGACCACTTCGATCCGGAACTTTTTCTAATCAAGATCACGCCCCTCAACCCGACCTATCGAGCTCGCGACAACCGTCTTGCGTCCGCAGTCGATCCGGATGCCCCCGAGGCCGATGCGGCGGCGGCCGACTTCCTGCGTGCGGCCGGCTACCGGGTGATTGTGAGCGTCGGGGAAGCCGAGGAAAACCAAATCGGCAGCAATTGCGGGCAATATCTACGCCGCCACCTGGAAAGCCCGGCCCCCCTGGCCGACGGCTATTCTTACCCTCCGTTGCTTGGCTTCGATAAGTAA
- a CDS encoding HAD-IA family hydrolase: protein MNELNTVLFDFDGTLADTRQALLQVYRRLATKYNFPEWPKEKLEELWRLPILERLNKAGVPLSLLPRLARETRAIVSEFMHQAVPYPGVHDMLTSLADKGFRIYILSSNSEQNIRTFLNDHGMTDIFKKIHTAKNLLGKHAAIRSFLIRNRIKKAEAVYVGDELRDITACKKVPIRVIAVSWGYDILSLLRQGRPDAIADSPSDILPILESGFADRMSSG, encoded by the coding sequence ATGAACGAACTGAATACCGTCCTTTTCGACTTCGACGGCACGCTGGCCGACACCCGTCAAGCTCTTCTTCAAGTCTACCGGCGTTTGGCGACAAAATACAATTTCCCGGAGTGGCCCAAGGAGAAGCTGGAAGAGCTGTGGAGGCTGCCGATCCTTGAACGCTTGAATAAAGCCGGAGTCCCTCTCAGTCTTCTGCCCCGGCTGGCCCGCGAAACACGGGCCATTGTCAGCGAGTTCATGCACCAGGCCGTCCCCTATCCGGGAGTCCACGACATGCTCACCTCCCTGGCGGATAAAGGATTCCGCATTTATATCCTTTCCTCGAATTCGGAGCAGAACATCCGGACCTTCCTGAACGATCACGGCATGACCGACATCTTCAAAAAAATCCATACGGCCAAAAATCTCCTCGGCAAACATGCCGCCATCCGGAGTTTTCTGATCCGCAACCGCATCAAGAAGGCGGAGGCCGTCTATGTGGGCGACGAGCTGAGAGATATCACAGCCTGCAAAAAAGTCCCCATCCGGGTTATCGCGGTCTCCTGGGGATACGACATCCTTTCCCTCCTGCGCCAGGGCCGACCCGACGCCATCGCCGACTCTCCCTCGGATATTCTTCCGATCCTTGAGAGCGGCTTTGCGGACCGAATGTCATCCGGATGA
- a CDS encoding outer membrane beta-barrel protein, with amino-acid sequence MKKLVFLFVLVSLVAAPVLTAEQAIVLKVKVQVANVRAEPDMNSTVVKKIPADTLLEARQRIGDWYEITVTDASGAAISGYIHQQVVDVVAGAPREPEPVREEPRRPVREPVREEPRQPVERRMAPVSYRSDYGMGGFKAIGGLAMASLRYPTEETAEFDKYKKSKMGLAGGIGFDSGGQFGFGMNVLYLQKGVKYSGEEDGVKFSFPISIDMISLPVMAKIRFMPGSTPYALAGGEVAYVLSAKSKYTITDLESGEKETDTEDFKDDINSIDYGIVFGLGYEMNTGSFPIFIEARYHLGLANLTKDNPDEGIIAAENWTKTSTILIVGGIRF; translated from the coding sequence ATGAAAAAACTGGTATTTTTATTTGTTCTGGTTTCGCTGGTGGCCGCCCCGGTTTTAACCGCGGAGCAGGCGATCGTTCTTAAAGTCAAGGTTCAGGTCGCCAATGTTCGGGCCGAACCCGACATGAACAGCACCGTTGTCAAGAAAATCCCCGCCGACACGCTGCTCGAAGCCCGCCAGAGAATCGGCGACTGGTATGAGATCACCGTGACGGATGCCTCAGGAGCCGCCATATCGGGTTACATTCACCAGCAGGTTGTCGATGTTGTCGCCGGTGCGCCCAGGGAGCCGGAACCCGTCCGTGAAGAACCCCGGCGACCCGTCCGAGAGCCCGTCCGCGAAGAACCCCGTCAGCCCGTCGAAAGACGCATGGCGCCCGTCTCTTATCGTTCCGACTACGGCATGGGCGGATTCAAGGCGATCGGCGGCCTGGCCATGGCCAGCCTCCGGTATCCCACCGAAGAAACCGCCGAATTCGATAAATACAAAAAATCCAAGATGGGCCTTGCCGGCGGAATCGGATTCGACAGCGGAGGACAGTTCGGTTTCGGCATGAACGTTCTTTACCTGCAGAAGGGCGTGAAATATTCCGGCGAGGAAGACGGAGTCAAGTTCAGCTTCCCCATCAGCATTGACATGATCAGCCTTCCCGTCATGGCCAAGATCCGGTTTATGCCCGGCTCGACGCCGTATGCATTGGCCGGAGGCGAAGTGGCTTATGTTCTTTCTGCGAAGTCGAAGTATACGATCACGGATCTTGAGTCCGGGGAGAAGGAAACCGACACCGAGGACTTCAAGGACGATATCAACTCGATCGACTACGGAATCGTTTTCGGCCTGGGATATGAAATGAATACCGGGTCGTTTCCGATCTTCATCGAAGCCCGGTATCACCTCGGCTTGGCCAATCTCACGAAGGACAATCCGGATGAAGGCATCATCGCCGCGGAGAACTGGACCAAGACCAGCACAATCCTGATTGTGGGCGGCATCAGATTCTAA
- a CDS encoding radical SAM protein, with protein MKTISSLCPECRKVVEARVYLDGGRILLDKTCPRHGRFQDVYWSDSRQFERFESFRHEGEGIENPRTREDRGCPLDCGLCPGHKSTTLLAIVDVTNRCNLRCPVCFANSGVRGYVYEPTRDQIRAMLENVRNNRPLPTPALQFSGGEPTLRPDLADLVAMARDLGFLNIEVNTNGIRLAESLDLCRSLKDAGLHTVYLQFDSPDAEVHRRIRGRDLVEIKRQAIENCRRAEIPSVVLVVTLIKGVNDGHLGEIIRYAAQNRDIIRCVNIQPVAFTGRRPDEADRTGRITIPDVLALVEEQTQGDIRASDFYPVPSVVPVAKAVGALKGEVFPEFTAHPHCGAGTYFFVEDGRITAINRHVNVNKFLRSLGRISRTAAKGYRSLAGLMLLFSLRHVKIGMLRRFLLPILRMGTFEALADFHFKVVLVSCMHFMDAWNFDGERVRRCVIHYAVPDGRIIPFCAYNNLGYRDEVEHAFKTVRD; from the coding sequence TTGAAAACGATCTCATCCCTATGTCCGGAATGCCGAAAAGTGGTCGAGGCCCGGGTTTATCTGGACGGCGGGCGGATTCTGCTCGACAAGACGTGCCCCCGCCACGGCCGTTTTCAGGATGTCTATTGGTCCGATTCCCGGCAGTTCGAAAGGTTCGAGTCGTTTCGCCATGAGGGCGAAGGCATCGAGAACCCGCGGACTCGGGAAGACCGCGGCTGTCCTCTCGACTGCGGCCTCTGTCCCGGCCATAAATCCACCACCCTTTTGGCGATCGTGGATGTGACCAACAGATGTAACCTCCGCTGCCCCGTCTGCTTCGCGAATTCCGGGGTCCGCGGTTATGTCTACGAACCGACCCGGGATCAAATCCGGGCCATGCTGGAAAACGTCCGCAACAACCGGCCCCTGCCGACCCCGGCGCTGCAGTTTTCCGGAGGAGAGCCGACTCTCAGGCCCGACCTGGCCGACCTCGTGGCCATGGCCCGGGACCTCGGTTTCCTGAATATCGAGGTCAACACCAACGGGATCCGGCTGGCCGAAAGCCTCGATTTATGCCGAAGTCTGAAGGATGCCGGTCTGCATACGGTCTATCTTCAGTTCGACTCGCCGGATGCCGAGGTTCATCGCCGCATACGGGGCCGGGACCTTGTCGAAATCAAAAGACAGGCGATCGAGAACTGCCGCCGGGCGGAGATCCCCAGCGTTGTACTGGTCGTCACCCTGATCAAAGGCGTGAATGACGGGCATCTCGGAGAGATCATCCGCTATGCGGCCCAAAACCGCGACATCATCCGCTGCGTCAACATTCAACCGGTGGCCTTCACCGGACGGAGGCCTGACGAAGCGGACCGGACCGGGCGCATCACGATCCCGGATGTTCTGGCCCTTGTCGAGGAGCAGACACAGGGCGACATCCGGGCCTCGGATTTTTATCCGGTGCCAAGCGTCGTTCCCGTCGCCAAGGCCGTCGGCGCTCTGAAGGGCGAGGTTTTTCCCGAGTTCACCGCCCATCCCCACTGCGGCGCCGGCACTTATTTTTTTGTCGAAGACGGCCGGATCACGGCGATCAACCGGCACGTGAATGTGAATAAATTTCTCCGTTCCCTGGGGCGCATATCACGAACGGCCGCGAAAGGATATCGGAGCTTGGCGGGCCTGATGCTCCTTTTCTCTCTCCGCCATGTCAAGATCGGCATGTTGAGGAGATTTCTTCTGCCCATTTTAAGAATGGGAACGTTTGAGGCCCTGGCCGATTTCCACTTCAAGGTCGTGCTGGTTTCCTGCATGCATTTCATGGATGCCTGGAATTTCGACGGGGAGCGTGTGCGGCGCTGCGTCATTCATTATGCCGTCCCGGACGGCCGGATCATCCCCTTCTGCGCCTACAACAATCTCGGCTACCGGGATGAGGTGGAGCATGCCTTCAAAACCGTCCGTGATTGA
- a CDS encoding geranylgeranylglyceryl/heptaprenylglyceryl phosphate synthase, whose product MPSKPSVIERLRDRREVLHFTLIDPDSQTPKRLAEVVRMCCRFGTDAFMVGGSGPFGRRRLETALKTIRKHTDRPVILFPNSAESVSRHADEIFFMSLLNSRGSRFLIGEQVRAAAAVKRAGLRPISMAYIVVGTSRKPTTVEKKVRLEAIGSCDVRKARDYALAAEYLGMSCVYLEAGSGADKPVPPRMIRAVRGEISVPLIVGGGIRSPRRALQTAEAGADAVVTGTIVERDPARLEAIIRTIKAFRPGRR is encoded by the coding sequence ATGCCTTCAAAACCGTCCGTGATTGAACGCCTGAGGGACCGCCGGGAGGTCCTGCATTTCACGTTGATCGATCCCGACAGCCAAACCCCCAAGCGGCTGGCCGAAGTCGTTCGGATGTGTTGCCGGTTCGGCACGGATGCCTTCATGGTCGGCGGGTCCGGTCCTTTCGGACGGCGCCGGCTGGAAACCGCCCTGAAGACGATCCGCAAACATACGGACCGGCCCGTCATTCTGTTTCCGAACTCCGCCGAATCCGTATCCCGGCACGCGGACGAAATATTTTTCATGTCGCTTCTCAACTCCCGCGGATCTCGGTTTCTGATCGGCGAGCAAGTTCGGGCTGCCGCCGCTGTAAAAAGGGCCGGCCTCCGCCCGATTTCCATGGCCTATATCGTTGTCGGCACGAGCCGGAAGCCGACGACCGTGGAAAAGAAGGTCAGACTGGAAGCCATCGGAAGTTGCGATGTTCGAAAAGCCAGGGACTATGCGCTCGCGGCCGAATATCTCGGAATGAGCTGTGTCTATCTTGAGGCGGGATCGGGCGCGGACAAGCCCGTGCCGCCGCGGATGATCCGGGCCGTGAGGGGGGAAATCTCGGTGCCTCTCATTGTTGGTGGAGGCATCCGCAGCCCGCGCCGGGCCCTCCAAACGGCGGAAGCCGGCGCCGACGCCGTCGTCACCGGCACGATCGTCGAGCGGGATCCGGCCCGTCTCGAAGCCATCATCCGGACCATCAAAGCGTTCCGGCCCGGCCGTCGATAA
- a CDS encoding geranylgeranylglycerol-phosphate geranylgeranyltransferase, which translates to MAKGTTISGFLSLIRLPNGLIAVLSTVMAGVVTARSFDIRPAVFLGAGIVWLILSGGNALNDFFDRHIDKVNRPRRPIPSGRITGRQAVVFSWILLSLGLGLSLALGLKVAAFAAANILILVIYARWSKSLGLLANLAVGWLTASVFLFAAIIQGHPDVNILALSLSAFFIMTSREILKDIEDMEGDREGGAAATLPIRVGPGRARTAAVLAALPAVPLIVLPSLNLGMNVLFPVFAVPAAATVVYSFFPNPRAAQRSIKIAVILVLLAYVFGVLSTDKRSRGSGHEVFDGVTGEIGGVFRQDFRYPGKRSPGKIVQCLSRDQPGEAIQVRVGETFVECVELEHPRRFPAVLRFPERFITA; encoded by the coding sequence ATGGCGAAGGGAACGACGATATCCGGCTTTTTATCTCTCATCCGGCTTCCCAACGGTTTGATCGCCGTTTTATCGACGGTGATGGCCGGCGTCGTGACCGCCCGGTCCTTCGATATCCGGCCCGCGGTTTTTCTCGGGGCCGGGATCGTCTGGCTCATCCTTTCGGGAGGAAACGCCCTCAATGATTTTTTTGATCGCCATATCGACAAGGTGAACAGGCCGCGGAGGCCGATTCCTTCGGGTCGGATCACCGGCCGGCAGGCCGTCGTTTTCTCCTGGATTCTGCTTTCGCTGGGTCTGGGGCTGAGCCTGGCTCTTGGCCTCAAAGTCGCGGCCTTCGCCGCCGCGAACATCCTGATTCTTGTCATCTATGCCCGTTGGTCCAAGTCCCTGGGTCTGCTCGCCAATCTCGCGGTCGGCTGGCTGACGGCATCGGTCTTTCTCTTCGCTGCGATCATTCAGGGACATCCGGATGTCAATATCCTGGCCTTGAGCCTGAGCGCGTTTTTCATTATGACATCGAGAGAAATCCTCAAGGACATCGAGGATATGGAAGGTGACAGGGAAGGAGGCGCGGCGGCGACCCTGCCGATCCGCGTCGGTCCGGGCCGGGCGCGAACGGCGGCCGTTCTGGCGGCTCTTCCCGCGGTTCCCCTGATTGTTCTTCCGTCCTTGAATCTGGGGATGAACGTTCTTTTCCCGGTTTTCGCCGTTCCCGCCGCCGCAACCGTCGTTTATTCCTTCTTTCCGAATCCGCGTGCGGCCCAGAGGTCGATCAAAATCGCCGTGATTCTGGTTCTCCTGGCCTATGTCTTCGGTGTCTTGTCGACGGACAAGAGAAGCCGAGGCTCAGGACATGAGGTATTTGACGGCGTAACGGGCGAGATCGGTGGCGTTTTTCGTCAGGATTTTCGTTATCCCGGCAAAAGATCCCCGGGAAAGATCGTCCAGTGTCTCTCCCGAGATCAGCCGGGCGAGGCGATTCAGGTCCGTGTCGGAGAGACGTTCGTGGAATGTGTTGAGCTTGAGCATCCGCGCCGTTTTCCGGCCGTGTTGCGCTTTCCAGAGCGTTTCATAACGGCTTAA
- a CDS encoding glycosyltransferase, translating into MLYLAVSLAAFFLTAKTDDTPTADEPRRFVSVVLTARNEENNIRECLESLKNQDWPRDQYEVVIVDDHSKDKTPEIIRVYSDSLENFRSFRLRGGSPGRKKALAFGIEKARGEIIMQIDADCVAGSRWISELSSRLRGGDAIVGGAYLIRENTRIAADMQALEFLYMFSIGKSLARTFRTCSLFGGNMAFSKKAYVQAGGYQKMSSGALLDYRLVRACHKHRCGGARLIFHADTAVFTRPMRSLKDNIRQKKRWTSGFFYPMRGWRILVPFLMALYLGVSIYPVFTTSLPLFVMIRLLADIMIMLNPMRHFRQFRFLPYAVLFQFYLVVMVMTVGTTLIVSGNPGRDISRLSDPKPG; encoded by the coding sequence ATGCTTTATCTGGCCGTGTCCCTCGCTGCGTTTTTCCTCACGGCCAAGACGGATGACACTCCGACCGCCGACGAACCGCGCCGGTTTGTCTCTGTTGTCCTGACCGCGCGGAACGAGGAGAACAACATCCGGGAGTGCCTCGAATCGCTCAAGAACCAGGACTGGCCCCGGGATCAATACGAGGTCGTTATCGTGGACGATCATTCCAAAGACAAGACTCCGGAGATCATCCGAGTCTATTCGGATTCGCTGGAGAATTTTCGCTCTTTCCGGCTGAGAGGAGGATCTCCGGGAAGAAAAAAGGCTCTGGCGTTCGGTATCGAAAAAGCCCGGGGAGAGATCATCATGCAGATCGACGCCGACTGTGTCGCCGGGTCAAGGTGGATATCCGAACTGTCCTCCCGGCTCCGCGGCGGAGATGCCATTGTGGGCGGGGCCTATTTGATCCGCGAAAACACCCGGATCGCGGCCGATATGCAAGCCCTGGAATTCCTCTACATGTTTTCCATCGGGAAATCCCTGGCGCGAACCTTTCGGACATGCAGCTTGTTCGGGGGAAACATGGCATTCAGTAAAAAGGCTTATGTGCAGGCCGGCGGATATCAAAAAATGAGCTCGGGTGCCCTGTTGGATTATCGGCTTGTCCGGGCCTGTCACAAGCATCGATGTGGGGGAGCTCGCCTGATATTCCATGCCGACACAGCCGTTTTCACCCGGCCCATGAGAAGCCTGAAGGACAATATCCGGCAAAAAAAGCGCTGGACCTCCGGCTTCTTTTATCCGATGCGAGGATGGAGAATTCTGGTCCCGTTTCTTATGGCGCTTTATCTGGGCGTCTCCATTTACCCGGTATTCACAACATCCCTTCCATTATTCGTGATGATTCGTCTGCTCGCCGACATCATGATCATGCTCAACCCCATGAGACATTTCCGGCAATTCCGCTTCCTTCCCTATGCGGTTTTATTTCAATTCTATCTTGTCGTCATGGTCATGACAGTGGGCACCACCCTGATTGTTTCCGGAAACCCCGGCCGGGACATCTCCCGGCTCTCCGATCCCAAACCGGGTTGA
- a CDS encoding UDP-galactopyranose mutase gives MSLKILVVGAGLSGAAVARLLRDRGHRILVVEKESHVGGLCITRISPNGLQYEPFGARTFHSRKPDVIAFVRRFAEFNGYVHRKGIIIHGKLFPYPISRESLSALDSRERICRELENLPDEVDATNFETAALSLFGETLYRLFIRNYTTRMWGVDPVHLSADMALRRLELRDGPAGDLFRGEWQGLPSRGYSAFLESMLESIPVKLHTPFDTGDSYDVVVSSAPIDEMLAFRFGRLAYRSLRFDYQADAPWEHDAFGTINLPQDGTYIRKCNFKILHRRQSRRNWIQYQEPVAAENGRIPMYPVATTENEQAYIRCLRAICATRICPVGRMGFSKYLNMDQAVEVAFRMLPVIEHYPRLSPAVRFEKIAAIRAKY, from the coding sequence ATGTCCTTGAAGATTCTTGTTGTCGGGGCGGGATTGAGCGGCGCCGCAGTCGCCAGGCTGCTTCGGGATCGGGGACATCGCATCCTTGTCGTCGAAAAGGAGAGCCATGTCGGCGGTCTGTGCATCACGAGAATCAGCCCCAACGGACTGCAATACGAACCCTTCGGAGCGAGGACGTTTCACTCCCGGAAACCGGATGTCATCGCTTTTGTCCGAAGATTCGCCGAATTCAACGGCTATGTTCACCGCAAGGGGATCATAATCCATGGGAAACTGTTCCCGTATCCGATCAGCCGGGAATCCCTGTCGGCCCTCGATTCCCGGGAGAGGATCTGCCGTGAACTTGAAAATCTGCCGGACGAGGTTGACGCGACGAATTTCGAAACGGCCGCGCTTTCGCTTTTCGGAGAGACGCTTTATCGATTGTTCATTCGGAATTATACAACCCGGATGTGGGGGGTGGATCCGGTCCATTTGTCCGCCGACATGGCCTTAAGGAGACTTGAGCTCCGGGATGGCCCCGCCGGGGACTTGTTTCGCGGCGAATGGCAGGGCTTGCCGTCCCGCGGCTATTCGGCGTTTCTGGAAAGCATGCTCGAAAGCATTCCCGTGAAGCTCCATACGCCGTTTGACACCGGCGATTCGTATGATGTTGTGGTGTCATCGGCTCCGATCGACGAGATGTTGGCTTTCCGTTTCGGACGGCTGGCCTATCGGAGTCTTCGGTTCGATTATCAGGCCGACGCGCCCTGGGAACATGACGCTTTTGGGACCATCAATCTTCCCCAGGATGGGACATACATCAGGAAATGCAACTTCAAGATCCTCCACCGCCGGCAATCCCGCCGCAATTGGATTCAATACCAGGAACCCGTGGCTGCGGAAAACGGCCGAATTCCCATGTATCCGGTCGCTACGACGGAGAACGAGCAGGCTTACATCAGGTGTTTAAGGGCGATCTGCGCGACCCGGATTTGCCCGGTGGGAAGAATGGGGTTTTCGAAATATTTGAACATGGACCAAGCCGTTGAAGTCGCTTTCAGAATGTTGCCGGTCATTGAGCATTATCCCCGGCTCAGCCCGGCGGTCCGGTTCGAAAAAATTGCGGCCATCCGGGCGAAATATTGA
- a CDS encoding radical SAM protein yields MGRGYSIVLTASRAEMSQFGPEIGLPADAFEAFKCTFPRIPAGLYLEKFFAPVAHADGRARFAPYGLRKIEAALSEAEDDGGVVVCHPDHLESCVGDGTEILGISTMDPLGLAYVSTTYNSLVGFGGESVNAYEFKRLLRKARRLKRGKTFKIVVGGEAVWQIDHSGKQAELGIDHLVSGRSESDIPAVFESIRRGAAPRVIRLKPSGRSGEAPAIRAPAIFGDVEITRGCGRGCAFCSPNLQKKHSVALETVLSEIDTNIRGGGDAAFIVTDDMFLYRSQRNFEPDRKALAGLFEAVAARPGLRHIHLSHASIAPVLVDPKLLPELAPIFVEKSSRTLRGKPYATVEIGIESGSPRIMSRHMPGKALPLDADGWPDIVCEGVAAFNANRIYPLATIIVGWPGEDENDALRTAGLIERLHRQNAVLFYTPILFIPLDRTPLGRSKRISLDGLTDTQLAVIERCWELNVSIWGSEVPAPILKIVGVGAKGIGMWRRLTGARTAGISNRFADFMLRTKFPCDPEACR; encoded by the coding sequence ATGGGCCGCGGTTATTCGATCGTCTTGACGGCCTCGCGCGCCGAAATGAGCCAATTCGGCCCCGAAATCGGATTGCCCGCCGATGCCTTCGAAGCCTTCAAATGCACGTTCCCCCGGATTCCTGCGGGATTATACCTGGAAAAGTTTTTTGCTCCGGTCGCCCATGCCGACGGCCGCGCCCGCTTCGCGCCTTACGGCCTGAGAAAAATCGAGGCGGCCTTGTCCGAGGCCGAAGACGACGGCGGCGTTGTCGTCTGCCATCCCGACCATCTGGAATCTTGCGTCGGCGACGGGACCGAAATTCTCGGCATTTCGACCATGGACCCCCTGGGGCTCGCCTACGTCAGCACGACCTACAACTCCCTGGTGGGATTCGGGGGAGAGTCCGTCAATGCCTATGAATTCAAACGACTGCTCCGGAAAGCCCGACGGCTCAAACGCGGGAAAACCTTCAAAATCGTCGTCGGGGGGGAAGCCGTCTGGCAAATCGATCATTCCGGAAAACAGGCGGAACTGGGCATCGATCATCTGGTGTCGGGACGGTCGGAGTCGGACATTCCGGCCGTATTCGAATCCATCCGCAGAGGAGCGGCGCCCCGGGTCATCCGCCTCAAGCCGTCCGGACGCAGCGGCGAAGCTCCCGCGATTCGCGCCCCGGCGATATTCGGCGACGTGGAAATCACCCGGGGTTGCGGAAGAGGCTGTGCCTTCTGTTCGCCGAACCTGCAGAAAAAGCACTCCGTGGCCCTCGAAACCGTCCTGAGCGAGATCGATACGAACATCCGGGGCGGCGGCGATGCGGCCTTCATCGTCACCGACGACATGTTTCTCTACCGTTCGCAACGCAACTTCGAGCCGGACCGGAAAGCTCTCGCCGGCCTTTTCGAGGCCGTGGCGGCCCGGCCGGGCCTCCGGCATATCCACCTGTCTCACGCCTCGATCGCACCCGTCCTCGTCGATCCCAAGTTGCTGCCCGAACTCGCCCCCATCTTCGTCGAAAAATCGTCGCGGACCCTGAGAGGCAAACCTTACGCCACGGTTGAAATCGGCATCGAATCCGGAAGCCCGCGGATCATGAGCCGGCACATGCCGGGAAAAGCCCTTCCCCTGGACGCGGACGGCTGGCCAGACATCGTCTGTGAGGGTGTCGCCGCATTCAACGCCAACCGGATCTATCCCCTGGCCACGATCATCGTGGGGTGGCCGGGTGAGGACGAAAACGACGCCCTTCGGACGGCCGGGCTCATCGAGCGGCTCCACCGGCAGAACGCCGTTCTCTTTTACACCCCGATCCTTTTCATCCCCCTGGACCGGACGCCCCTGGGCCGATCGAAGCGGATCAGCCTGGACGGCCTGACGGACACGCAACTGGCCGTCATCGAGCGCTGTTGGGAATTGAACGTCTCGATCTGGGGAAGCGAGGTGCCGGCGCCCATCCTGAAAATCGTCGGAGTGGGAGCCAAAGGCATCGGAATGTGGAGGCGGCTGACGGGCGCGCGCACGGCCGGCATTTCCAACCGCTTCGCCGATTTCATGCTTCGGACGAAATTCCCCTGCGATCCCGAAGCCTGCCGGTGA